TCCTTGATCATGCAAGGTCCACAAGGCTGCTTTTTGGTTAATTTGTTTCAATCCTTGATTTACCCAGGTGTTACAAGTATAGAATAAACTATAGCTTCCCCTAGCTTCATAAAACGCATCTGATTGGTGATATCCTTCCACTTCAATGCGCTGATATGCTCCTTCTTTTTTGTCAAAGCTCGCATCAATATAATGTACCAATGCTTGATATTCGGTTGTAGACAGCTTTACTTCTACTGTGTTTTCATCTAGTGCAAATGCGCCATAAGCCGTCACATGCATCGCTGATTCCCCAACCCCTGATAATGCGCTTAAAGCGGTGGTCATACGCAAATCGCTCCAGGAAGGAGTATCGATATAAAATCCTTTATCTCCCCAACCGAAAGCCAGCCACTTGGCTCGATTTAGCGGTTGCTCCACTTTTGTACGCCAATCGATGACCTCATGAACGACTGGCACAACAAAATCGGTATGTACACCGTTGGTTGACAAATAGATAGTCACCTCATCTTCCGTTGCTTGTCTTTTTTCGCTTACTACCGTATTGGGCACGAAAGACAATCCATAGAAAACTGCCACGTAAACCGCAACAAAAGTAAAGAAACACAGGGTAAACACTTTTAAAAAACGTGCGATTTTTTTTAGCATATTCTACACAATCAAAACCTAAATATACAAAAAAAGAGAGGTTTTGTAAACCTCTCTTTCTTCAATTCTTCTTCTATTATTGTTATACATTAAAGCGGAAATGCATTACATCACCATCCTTAACAATATATTCTTTACCTTCTACTCTTAACTTTCCAGCTTCTTTTACTTTTGCTTCTGAACCAAATGTTACATAGTCATCATAAGCAATAACTTCAGCGCGAATGAATCCTTTTTCAAAATCAGAGTGAATTACTCCTGCAGCTTGTGGTGCAGTATCTCCAATATTAATCGTCCAAGCTCTTACTTCTTTTACACCAGCTGTAAAATACGTTTGCAATTTCAACAACTGATAAGCTGAACGAATTAATTTTGATGAACCTGGTTCTTCTAAACCTAAATCTTCTAAGAACATCTGACGTTCTTCGAATGTCTCTAGCTCTGTAATATCTGCTTCAGTTCCAACAGCCAATACAATTACTTCTGCATTTTCGTCTTTCACTAACTCTTTTACTTGCTCAACATAAGCATTTCCATTTACCGCTGCTCCTTCATCTACGTTACATACGTATAATACCGGTTTCGTAGTAATCAATTGGAAAGCTTCTAATAATTCTTCTTCGTCTTGGTTTTTAGCCTCTACTATACGAGCTGATTTTCCTGCTAATAATGTCTCCCTGATTCGCTCTAATAAATCTGCCTCTACTTGTGCTTCTTTATTTCCAGTTTTAGCCGCTTTTTTTACTTTATCTAAGCGTTTTTCTACTGTTTCAAGGTCTTTCAATTGCAATTCAATGTCAATTGTTTCCTTGTCGCGAATAGGGTTTACTTTCCCATCTACGTGTACAATATTATCGTTATCGAAGCAACGCAATACGTGAATGATTGCATTACACTCGCGAATATTTCCTAAGAATTGATTTCCTAATCCTTCTCCTTTACTTGCTCCTTTCACTAATCCAGCGATATCAACGATTTCTACTGTTGCTGGCAAAACGCGCTCTGGATTTACCAATTCTTCTAATTTTAATAAACGTGGGTCTGGAACGTTTACAACTCCTACATTGGGTTCAATCGTACAGAATGGGAAGTTAGCACTTTGTGCTTTTGCGTTTGATAAACAATTGAATAGCGTTGATTTTCCAACATTAGGCAATCCTACAATACCTGCTTTCATATCTTTAGTAACTTAGTATCTTTTTATAATGGTTGCAAATATATTCAAATTTTACAGAAATTCTTCTATAATCCGCTACATTAAAAGGAAGAATACCTTCTAAAAACGTAAACCACCCCTTTTTAACCCTGAAGTTTCCCTCCAATAGCAGAAAGATTGTACTTTTGTCTTTGATTCAATTTATAGCCTATGTTACTTGAAACCCTTCAAATTAAAGAGATTCATACCCCACCCTATCCCATGCATTTACTTTTACTTGCGGATGAAACAGTAGAAGCCATTGAACAGTACTTGTATGAGAGTCGCGTCTATAGTGTTTGGCATCATGAGGATGAGTTGGCTGTTTTTTGTCTGTATCCCCAGGATACAACTTGTTTAGAAATTAAAAATATCGCTGTTAGCACCACCTACCAAAATCAACATATTGGCAGCTTTTTAATTGAGAAGATTAAGGAAATTGCACGCCAACAGCAGTATCAAACCCTCGTTGTCGGAACTTCAGACACAGGAGAAGCACAGGTTCGCTTCTATGAACGCAATGGGTTTGTGCAATACGACAAACGAAAAAACTTCTTTATAGACCATTATCCTGAACCTATCTTTGAAAATGGCAAGCAAATGATTGATATGGTTTTGTTACAATTACACCTTTAAATAAATAAAAACAGTTATTCAAAATCAAAAAGAGAGTATCTCAAATAGACACTCTCTTTTTCTTCTATACAATTTTATGAAATCCTGATTTTACATCTATTTATTTTAATTATACTCTACGTCCAAGTTTATTGCTTTTTTAAACCTATGGGAATATCATAAAACCCCTTCATCAACAAGTAATTCAGAAACTTCCGAAACTAATCTTGTGGTTTAAGAACTTATCCTACTTACTACCATCATTTTATAGCCCTATGTATTACTCTACTTTTTAACTCGCTGTCGAATCATTGGATTGGTTATCAATAAACTTTTTACCTTAAAAGGCACAAAAGTATAGTTGAGTCGATCTGGATCGTATCCTACATCCGTTGGAGTAAGTGGTATTGTTGGTTGAGAATTTTTATTTATTATTACGCCACTCAAAGTTTCTCTAAATCGAACTTTGGCTTGATTATAAACACCTCCTCGATTCAAATCTTCTTGTGTCAAGGTGTATTCTAATGTATATATCCATGTTTCTCCTACGTCCAAAACATTATCCGCATTGATACTCTTTTGAGGTATTGCTGTTATAGTACCTCCGAGTAATGGATCTATTAATACAATTGAATACAAATTAGCCCCTCCATTATTAACAAGTTTTATTTTATATGTAATTGTCTCTCCAATTTGCGCAAGACCACCAGCATTACTATTCGTTAGGAATCCATCTTTGACAAAACTCAACGGTTCAGTACTAAATACAACCGTTTGATTTGTTTTAATATTATTACATAATCTCGTTAATCCGTTATTATCACATTCATAATGTGCATCAGTTGGAGGTACATTATTTTGATTCGTTGCATCTGGATCATTTACATTACTAGGACGAAGAATTGCCCCTTCAACTGCTATTTGAGTAGATGTTGAAAAAGGATTCTCTGCTCGTAAAGTTATTTTATATTCAATTTCACAACCATTTATCAGATTCAACTTTGATGTATACCGCTGTTTTTGTGCATCATACAAGATAGCTGTACTTTCTGAACCACAAGTAGAAGAAACGAATACTGTTTAATAGGGGTAAATCCTGTGGGGATTTGAAAGGTAAACGTAGCTCCTTGAACATCATTCGGTCCATTATTTTTAACCTTAATGGTATAAACAATGTTCTCCCCATTACTAATCAGTGTCTTATTGGCCGTCACAGCCACAACTTCCAAATCCGCTATCTGTTGAGCGGCATTAACCTCTTCAGAAATAGTGCTCCTTTGTGCAAATGTATAAGTATCCAGTGCTGTATTAAATCCGAATGCTGCTTCAAATCTATTTGCGTTAACTCCAAATATCCGTCCATTGACATGACTTGAGGTTCCATTGGGAAATAAAATATGATTCGCATTTTCAGGATACGTCCTTCCTCCGTTTGTATATACAAGTCCCGGAAAAATTGTAGTATCATCCCAATATATTTTATCTGACACAACGGTTTGCAAATCGGTTGACAATAATTCCAAAATCAACCCTCTTGGGTTTAATTGCCCGTTGATAAAAGGGACATGAATTTCACCAAAATTTGAATTCAACTCAACAGATACAATCGCCTCATTCAAAGGCACTAGATTTCTTGCCCCATCATATCCATCCCAAAGAACACTATTTCTCCCTAATATACTTCGGCCTTGTAATATACGTTGAGGAAAGTTACTTGCAGATCCAGCTTTCGGCTTAATCACAATTTTATACGTACTAGTACTTTCGTTATCAAAGGTTATGTTCTTCGCATACTGTTGTCCTACTATTGATTCAACTTGTGTATTCGTAACCATGCTTGTAGCATTTTTTTCTTTGGGCCTCAACCAGGTATCATTTCCGCCTGGTGCACCTTTTGCTGTTTCAGGCATATTACTATCTGGAAGATTATAAAAGACCCTACAATATTTTGTAAAATCTGTCCCGATTAAGTCTGGAAATCCATATCGAATACGCACCGGACCCAAATTAATAGCCTTCATACTTTGATAAGAAGGCTCTTCTGAATTATCTTCTTTTCCATATCCTTTATTACTAGCTGAGACATATATCGTGCCTCCATAATGTCCATTGGAATTGAAATTATAAACATACCCATCTCTTGTCAAAAATTTAAATTGACCATAAAACCCTTCTTGAGGGGTTATTGGATACCCTGTTGTTCCAGGAATAGGTGGGTTTGGTACAATAGAGTTAAACAAGGAGAGTGAATAGGTAAATACTCGTCCCTTAACCCAATTCCAAGTTGATCCTGAATTTTTAGCTACTGAGATATCCCATGCAACTAAGAAATAAATGGATGAAGCAGCAGGCCATTCTGTAGCCTTAGAAAAAGGAATATACACATCATTATATCTCTCGTCTCCAATAAATTCTACACTATAGATTCCTGCTCCCCCCCTTGGAACCGTATAATATATAGGTTCATAATAATTCCCCCCTGAAGCTTGATTAGGAAGTTTCGGACCCGCTAATTCAGCTGTACGATTTGGAATATGTCCTTTTACTCCATCAAAAGAAAGAGAAATTTGAGTTCCATTTGGGTCATATAAGAAAATTCGAGGATTGCTACTTCGTTGCGCATCAGTTGCAATTGCAATTTGTTCTCCTTCTTCTGCATATACATAATGTACTCCCTTTGGATTAGGAACAAAAGATGGAACACTGTTAACATCTGAAAAATGTCGAAAATGTAACATTCCTCTTCCCCCCAATGCTCCTGCAGGATATAAATCTTTCGATCCTTCTGCCCATACGCTTTGCACCCCCAGTAACACACAAAAAACCACTCCAATTAAAATAGGTAGCTTTTGTATTCTATTATATTTTATTTGTATCATCTTTCTTTCAATATTTATTACTACCTCTTTTTTTCGAATCTCCTTTCTTATACTAAAGAATAAGATTTTTCAGATAAGCCCCCCTATTTAAGAACAAATACAATATTCATATAAGAATTCGATGATGCATTTGCCTTAACGGTATAGGTCAATTTACCATCCGCACTGATTGAAAGGTTTTCAAACACTTCTTCATCATAATAAGTAATATAATAATACAGATCACTTTGATTTAGTACTGAAATATCATTTGGCGCTCCAGCACTGCCAATAATTCCACCGCTATAGACCATCGGAACAGTACCTGCAGGACCATGCGAAATAGGATATGCAACAGCTGTAGCAACAGTTTTTGATCCTCCTGTGAATTGATTTACATACTCTTGATATAGATCACGAGTTGCAGTTCCTGTAACGCTAGTGTCAAAAATAACAGCGGGCATATAGAAGAAATTAGGAGCAACTTGAGTGCGATCTTTCCATACTGGTTTTCTATCTACACCTGTTATCAAAATCTTATTGGGTTCGGCTTCTTCCATATCAATAGGTTTAATTGTACCATCTTGAATATGAGCCGATGTTATAGCATTATTATTAAGGGTTAGCTTTAATGATTTTAATACTGCCTTTTCAACTTCAGTTTCTACTACACCATCGACAAGAATACCAATAACACCATCTGTAATCAACGACTCTCCGGCCCCTTGTAAAACTGTAGTTAAATCAATTAACTCTTTTACCCATTGACCATTAACTTCATGAGTAACATAAAAAGCCCCATTCTCATAGGTAACATTTTCATAGGAGTTCTTTAACTCATTGATGATATTGGTAATGAATTCCTCTTTATTAGCTAATTGAGTAATAAAATTTTGATTATCGATTAAGTTTGTAACAAACTCACCGTTGTTGGCGATGGATGAAATTGCTAAATAGACACTATGATTCTTTGTATCTGTAATTATCAACGATTCTTCCCCATTAAGATTGGGATTAGCACCAATCGTAAAGCTATTATTCATTCTATCCGTTATACTATCCTCTGACGATAAACGCACCCATTTATTGCCTTTCCAGTAATAAAATCCTGAAGTCAAAGCACTGTTTCCTACGTGATAAACCAATAAACTCTCCTTCATTTCTCCAACAATAGGCGACTGAACATCTATTGCGACTAACTCAACTCTAGGTAATAGTACCCCCTTATTAGACGTCACAACATCTAATTGTGCTGAATCAGCGGGTGTTTTCGTTCCTACTCCCATTTGAGCCATTGCTGAACCGCTTAAAATAAGCATTGCTAGTGGAATTAACTTTCTTAACATATTTCTTTTTTTTTGATAACTAATTTCATTTTTCCGGATCAAACCTTCAAAACATCATTTACAAATATCAGAAATAATTAAAATTTAATTAATAATATTGAAATTTTAACAATTTAAATGAATCAAAATTGTTAAAACATAAAATAAAAACAAATAAAAAGATAAACCTCATTTAGTAAGTAAATAACGTATAATAAGGTAAAATATAGGTTATGTTTTGTGATTTATTAGCAGACAAAGCAACTTCAGCAAGCAGCTAAATCGCAAATTAAAGAAGAGTAAAAAATAGTAGAAAACCATTTTAATGACCAGTTGTCATTTTCTCTTTATAATATCCTTACTTTTAAACGCAATACAAATTGAGCAAGTGACCTTAAATTGTTAAAATTTCAAGAAGTATCCTATCAATCAGCAGTTTTATTCCCTCGATAAATAAAAGCCCTCTTCCCTCTATTATTTCGAAAAAGAAAAGACCTTATCAGTACAAAATAAGAATAGCACTTTATTCTACATCGCCTGTTAATCTCAAAATAGTTTTATTTTATCAACTTACAAGAACGAAATAAACACAACTCCATAAATTCTACTATTTGAACAAAAAAAGGGCGTAATCCTTTTTATTAGGCATAAAAAAAAGGCTATCGCAATGCGATAGCCTTTTCAATTTTATATTACTTGAAACTGTTAATCTTCTTCGTCAGCAATTTCTAAATCTTTTAATGCATCTAATGAATCATCTGCAGGATCTACAAAATCATCTTCATCCTCGTCATCGAAGTTTTCAATACGATCGGCTAACTTAGTACTTACTTTAACTAGATAGATGGTGTCTTCTGTTCTCACTTCAACAGCCTCAACAGTTTCGTTTTTAATATTTTTAAAACGAATAATATCTGAATCGTCATAACCATCAGGAAATTTTTCCACTAATAGTGTCAAAATTTCGTTTGTTAATTTCGCGTAATCAACAATTACTCTCTTCATTTTATATTTATTGCTTTATTTCGTTTTCAAATGTAATAGCTAAATCCTAATTAACAAATAAAATGCCAATTATTTTATCAAGATTTTTTATCTATTCATTACTGACCTAAAATGTATGCAAACACTAATGGAGCCACAATTGTTGCATCTGATTCAATTACGTATTTCGGTGTATCAACATCCAATTTACCCCATGTAATCTTCTCGTTAGGCACAGCCCCAGAGTAAGATCCGTATGATGTTGTAGAGTCAGAAATTTGACAGAAATACGCCCAGAAAGGAACATCTTCCCATTCTAAATCTTGGTACATCATTGGTACAACACAGATAGGGAAATCTCCAGAGATACCTCCAGCGATTTGGAAGAATCCAACTCCTTTACCTCCAGAATTAGCACGGTACCACTCTGTTAAGAAGATCATGTACTCAATTCCAGATTTTACTGTATGTACGTTTAATTTACCTTTGATTACGTTTGAAGTAAAGATATTACCACAAGTTGAATCTTCCCATCCAGGAACAACGATTGGTAAGTTTTTCTCTGCTGCAGCAACGATCCAAGAATCTTTCGGGTCAATTTCGTAGTATTGTTCTAATACTCCTGAATTTACCACTTGGTATAAGAATTCATGCGGGAAATAACGCTCTCCTTTTGCTTCAGCAGCATGCCATACGTCTTCTAAGTGTTTTTGCAAACGACGGAATGCTTCTTCTTCTGGAATACACGTATCTGTAACGCGGTTATAGTGATTGTCTAATAATTCTCTTTCTTGCTCTGGCGTTAAATCTCTATAGTTTGGTACTCTTTTGTAGTGAGAGTGTGCTACTAAGTTCATTACGTCTTCCTCTAAGTTAGCTCCTGTACAAGAAATAAAGTGAACTTTATCTTGACGGATCATTTCAGCTAATGAAATACCTAATTCTGCAGTACTCATTGCTCCTCCCATAGAGATAAGCATTTTTCCACCTTCTGCTAAATGCAATTCATATCCTTTTGCAGCATCTACTAATGCAGCAGCATTAAAGTGTCTATATTGATGCTCAATAAACTGACTAATTGGTCCTTTACTCATTTTATTAATCTTTTATATTTTATTGTTTATTTATTTTTGTTGTAACCTAATATTTCTAAAACTTCATCTGCCGTTTGTTGTTCAGAGAACAATTCAGAAGCAATGATTCCATTCTCATCCTTATCAATCAAGATGTGTTTTGGTTGCGGAATTAAACAGTGGTGAATTCCACCAAATCCTCCAATCGTATCTTGATACGCTCCTGTATTAAAGAATCCGATATACAATGGTTTCTCTTTGTTATACTTTGGCAAATAAATCGCGTTCAAGTTTTGTTCTGAGTTGTAGTAGTCATCACTATCACAAGTCAATCCACCTAACAAAATACGCTCATAAGCATCGTTCCAACGGTTAATTGGCAACATAATGAATCTTTTGTTAATTGCCCATGAATCTGGTAATGTTGTAATGAAAGAGGAATCAATCATATTCCATTTCTCTCTGTCATTTTGTTGTTTTTGGTACAAAATTTCATAAATCGCACCTCCACTTTCTCCAACAGTATAAGATCCAAACTCCGTAAAGATATTTGGCACATCTACTTCTGCTTCTTCACAAACAATTTTAATTTGATTGATGATTTCATCTACCATGTATTGGTAATCAAATTCGAATGCCAATGAATCTTTGATTGGGAACCCTCCACCGATATTCAAACTATCTAATGTTGGACATTCTTTTTTCAGTGTAATATACACTTTTAAACATTTCACTAATTCATTCCAGTAGTATGCCGTATCACGGATTCCTGTATTAATGAAGAAGTGAAGCATTTTCAATTCTACTTTTGGATTTTCTGCAATTTGCTTTCTATAAAAAGGCAGGATGCTTTTGTATCCAATTCCCAAACGAGACGTATAAAACTCAAATTTAGGAGATTCTTCTGATGCAATACGAATACCAATTTTGAATTTCTTCTCAATTTGGTCTTGCAACAATTCTAATTCCTCGTAATTATCAATAATTGGAATTGTTTTTTCGTGCTTGTTATTAATCAGATTTGCAATATTATCAATGTACTGTGAACGTTTGAAACCATTACAGATAACGAACGTATCTTTGTTGATTTTACCAGTATCCAATAATCTTTCTACAATATTTACGTCAAAAGCAGAAGAAGTTTCTACGTGAATATCGTTTTTAAATGCTTCATTTAACACATAAGAAAAATGAGAACTCTTTGTACAATAGCAGTAGTAGTAATTTCCTTTATACTTGTTTTTTTCCATTGCCTTTCTGAAAATCCCTTTTGCTTTTGCAATGTTATCAGAAATTTTAGGCAAGTACGTAAATTTTAATGGTGTTCCGTATTTTTCAACTAATCCCATTAAATCGATATTGTGAAATTGAAGATTGTCTTTGTTCAATTTGAACTCCTCTTGCGGGAAGTAAAAAGTTTGGTTGATTAAGTCAACATATTTTGTATTCATTTGAAAAGTCAATTTTAAAAGTTATTAATTATTGTAATTTAAACGGTACTACAACCGCTTTTCAAACTCTAATATTGGCAAATACAATAGGAAGCTTGTTTCTAAAACGGAATGAGTTCAGAGCTTCCTTTGAATATTTAATAATAGTATATACAAAATTAGCCTTTTGTTTTCTCACAAAACGCTTAATGTTCCTTCGAGATGAAACACATAATCTAATATATAAAACATCCATTTTCACGAGCGCAAATGTAACAAAATATTAAATCGAATTTCCAAAAACGCGGTTAAAATCGCGACTATTTTAAATAATCCTCGAACCCTTTCACAATCAAATCCTTAGACACCTTCTTATTGTAAGAACACTGCCCGATATTCGCTAGTAAAACCATTCGAATCTCTCCTGCTCTATTTTTCTTGTCAAACTTTAACCATTCCACTATTTCTTCAATGTCTGTCTGGGTAAATAATTGTTTCCCATAAATATATTGTATAGACTCTTTGATTTCTTGATAAGTGGTATTATTTAACCCTAAAATAACAGTTGAGATATATGCTTCTACAACCATACCAACAGCAATGGCCTCTCCGTGCAACATACGATTTTTTGTTGGATTTGTCAAATAATAACTTTCCACCGCATGTCCAATCGTATGTCCAAAATTCAATATTTTGCGCAATCCTACTTCTTGAGGATCCTCTTGTACCACTTGATTTTTAATCACTACCGAATGGTAAATCAGCGTTTCAATATCGCCAAAATCTACTTGGGCAATATTTTTCAGGTGATTGAAATAGGCTTCATCATAGATTAATCCATGCTTCAACATCTCAGCATAGCCCGATTTCAGTTCTCTTGGATCTAAAGTTTCCAGATAAGTAGCATCAATAACCACCATTTGAGGCATCGTAAATGTCCCAATCGCATTTTTCACTCCTTGTACATCCACGCCTGTTTTCCCACCAATAGAAGCATCAACCATGGCTAAAAGCGTTGTTGGAACCAGAAAGCAATCAATCCCTCTCATATAAACAGAAGCCACAAAACCTCCTAAATCAGTGACAACCCCACCTCCAACTGCAATAACCGCACTGTGTCTATCCAGTTCCAAATCAAGCATGGCAGACCAAACGCCTTCACATGTTGCTAAGTCTTTGGCTGTTTCGCCTGGTTCAATTTCAATAATTTCAAAAGGAATAGTTGTGGGAAGGTTTGCTAAAAAATGAGGCAAACAAAGTTCATTACAAGTTGAATCTGTTAAAATCAGCAACTTACTGTATTGTTTTTCGTTCAAAAAGTCACCTAAAATCGCATAACTTTCTACGCCAAAATAAATAGGATAATCAGCTGTTTCTACTTTTATCATTTAAATTCATTTTCTACACAAAGTAAAGTATAAATATTTGAATAAAAACTAAAAGAGTAGCTATATTTGCACAACAGTTATTATTAGCAAATAATGAAAAATTTATTTAACAATACAGAAGTAGCTTTTGCACTTAAGAATAATAAGGAGTTAAAAAGGGCTCACTTTTTATTTAAAATGATTAGCAAACCCGCACTTGTAAAAATGGGGTCCTCTTTAGCTAATTTTGCCATCAAAACACATTTACCTGTAACAGGATTAATACGATCGACGGTTTTTGACCATTTTTGTGGAGGAATCAACGAAGAAGATTGTTTGAGTGTAGTTGATAAAATGTACAATCAAGGGGGCGTTGCATCAGTATTAGACTATTCTGTAGAGGGAAAAGAAACCGAAGAACAGTTTGATGCAGCCTTAAACATGACCATCAAAACGATTGAATTTGCTAAGGCTAGACCTGATGCTATTCCATTTGCAGTTTTCAAACCAACTGGATTTGGTCGTTTCGATATGTTTGTTAAAAAAGGAGAAGGCAAACCATTTACAGCTACAGAAGAAAAAGAATGGGAACGCATTGTGTACCGTTTTAACATGGCTTGTAAATTTGCCTACGACAATGATGTTCTTTTGTTAATCGATGCAGAGCACAGCTGGATGCAAGATGCAGCAGATGCGATTGTATTGGACATGATGCGCAAGTACAACAAGGAAAAAGCATTGATTTACAACACGGCTCAAATGTATCGTTGGGATCGTTTACAGTTCTTAAAAGACTTACATGTCATTGCGAAAGCAGAAGGTTTCCATATTGGAATGAAAGTGGTTCGTGGGGCTTACATGGAAATTGAAAGAGAACGCGCTGGGCAAAAAGGATATAAATCGCCTATTTGTGTAGACAAACAAGCAACAGATATCAATTATGATGCTGGGGTTACTTTCATGTTAGAAAACATGGACTGTATGGCTTTATTTGCAGGAACGCACAACGAAAACAGTTCGAAATTGGTGATGGAATTGATGGAGAAACACAACATCGCACATCATGACAAACGACTTTTCTTTGGTCAATTATACGGAATGAGCGATAATATCAGTTTCAACTTGGCTAAAGCAAACTACAATGTAGCGAAGTATCTTCCGTTTGGTCCAGTACGCGACGTAATTCCGTACTTAATTCGCCGAGCACAAGAGAATACATCGGTAAAAGGTCAAACAAACCGCGAATTGGATTTGATTGAAACAGAAATGAAAAGACGCAAAATTTAATTGCTGCTTGATATAAAAATAAAGGCGTGTTTCTTTTCGAAATACGCCTTTATTTTTACACTTATATTCTACCTGTTTTTACAATACACTATCTTATCTTTTTGATTACTATAGCATTGCGAAGTTGTCGCTGTCCGAAATGATCTTGTTTTCGATTATCTGAAGGGTAATTAATTACCCCGTGAACAGGAGTAGCTGTATGATTTGATATCCACATGGTTGTCGATCCTCCTCCATCTATGTTCAAGGCTTCTTGCACAGGAAAATACTTTTGAATAAATTCAGTCAATTCCTTAGCACTCATTCCTTCAGCCCTCGTACTTCGCCCATCAACTGTAATCAATAATACTTCCTTTTCCGTTAGCGCAACTGCAGTTCGAGGATGTCGAACGCCTTGATGTCGTTCAGGATTTTCATAA
The window above is part of the Myroides odoratus DSM 2801 genome. Proteins encoded here:
- a CDS encoding DUF11 domain-containing protein; the encoded protein is MIQIKYNRIQKLPILIGVVFCVLLGVQSVWAEGSKDLYPAGALGGRGMLHFRHFSDVNSVPSFVPNPKGVHYVYAEEGEQIAIATDAQRSSNPRIFLYDPNGTQISLSFDGVKGHIPNRTAELAGPKLPNQASGGNYYEPIYYTVPRGGAGIYSVEFIGDERYNDVYIPFSKATEWPAASSIYFLVAWDISVAKNSGSTWNWVKGRVFTYSLSLFNSIVPNPPIPGTTGYPITPQEGFYGQFKFLTRDGYVYNFNSNGHYGGTIYVSASNKGYGKEDNSEEPSYQSMKAINLGPVRIRYGFPDLIGTDFTKYCRVFYNLPDSNMPETAKGAPGGNDTWLRPKEKNATSMVTNTQVESIVGQQYAKNITFDNESTSTYKIVIKPKAGSASNFPQRILQGRSILGRNSVLWDGYDGARNLVPLNEAIVSVELNSNFGEIHVPFINGQLNPRGLILELLSTDLQTVVSDKIYWDDTTIFPGLVYTNGGRTYPENANHILFPNGTSSHVNGRIFGVNANRFEAAFGFNTALDTYTFAQRSTISEEVNAAQQIADLEVVAVTANKTLISNGENIVYTIKVKNNGPNDVQGATFTFQIPTGFTPIKQYSFLLLVVQKVQLSCMMHKNSGIHQS
- a CDS encoding type III PLP-dependent enzyme domain-containing protein — protein: MNTKYVDLINQTFYFPQEEFKLNKDNLQFHNIDLMGLVEKYGTPLKFTYLPKISDNIAKAKGIFRKAMEKNKYKGNYYYCYCTKSSHFSYVLNEAFKNDIHVETSSAFDVNIVERLLDTGKINKDTFVICNGFKRSQYIDNIANLINNKHEKTIPIIDNYEELELLQDQIEKKFKIGIRIASEESPKFEFYTSRLGIGYKSILPFYRKQIAENPKVELKMLHFFINTGIRDTAYYWNELVKCLKVYITLKKECPTLDSLNIGGGFPIKDSLAFEFDYQYMVDEIINQIKIVCEEAEVDVPNIFTEFGSYTVGESGGAIYEILYQKQQNDREKWNMIDSSFITTLPDSWAINKRFIMLPINRWNDAYERILLGGLTCDSDDYYNSEQNLNAIYLPKYNKEKPLYIGFFNTGAYQDTIGGFGGIHHCLIPQPKHILIDKDENGIIASELFSEQQTADEVLEILGYNKNK
- the ychF gene encoding redox-regulated ATPase YchF, whose amino-acid sequence is MKAGIVGLPNVGKSTLFNCLSNAKAQSANFPFCTIEPNVGVVNVPDPRLLKLEELVNPERVLPATVEIVDIAGLVKGASKGEGLGNQFLGNIRECNAIIHVLRCFDNDNIVHVDGKVNPIRDKETIDIELQLKDLETVEKRLDKVKKAAKTGNKEAQVEADLLERIRETLLAGKSARIVEAKNQDEEELLEAFQLITTKPVLYVCNVDEGAAVNGNAYVEQVKELVKDENAEVIVLAVGTEADITELETFEERQMFLEDLGLEEPGSSKLIRSAYQLLKLQTYFTAGVKEVRAWTINIGDTAPQAAGVIHSDFEKGFIRAEVIAYDDYVTFGSEAKVKEAGKLRVEGKEYIVKDGDVMHFRFNV
- a CDS encoding DUF7507 domain-containing protein — encoded protein: MNLINGCEIEYKITLRAENPFSTSTQIAVEGAILRPSNVNDPDATNQNNVPPTDAHYECDNNGLTRLCNNIKTNQTVVFSTEPLSFVKDGFLTNSNAGGLAQIGETITYKIKLVNNGGANLYSIVLIDPLLGGTITAIPQKSINADNVLDVGETWIYTLEYTLTQEDLNRGGVYNQAKVRFRETLSGVIINKNSQPTIPLTPTDVGYDPDRLNYTFVPFKVKSLLITNPMIRQRVKK
- a CDS encoding deoxyhypusine synthase family protein yields the protein MSKGPISQFIEHQYRHFNAAALVDAAKGYELHLAEGGKMLISMGGAMSTAELGISLAEMIRQDKVHFISCTGANLEEDVMNLVAHSHYKRVPNYRDLTPEQERELLDNHYNRVTDTCIPEEEAFRRLQKHLEDVWHAAEAKGERYFPHEFLYQVVNSGVLEQYYEIDPKDSWIVAAAEKNLPIVVPGWEDSTCGNIFTSNVIKGKLNVHTVKSGIEYMIFLTEWYRANSGGKGVGFFQIAGGISGDFPICVVPMMYQDLEWEDVPFWAYFCQISDSTTSYGSYSGAVPNEKITWGKLDVDTPKYVIESDATIVAPLVFAYILGQ
- a CDS encoding TIGR02117 family protein, whose product is MLKKIARFLKVFTLCFFTFVAVYVAVFYGLSFVPNTVVSEKRQATEDEVTIYLSTNGVHTDFVVPVVHEVIDWRTKVEQPLNRAKWLAFGWGDKGFYIDTPSWSDLRMTTALSALSGVGESAMHVTAYGAFALDENTVEVKLSTTEYQALVHYIDASFDKKEGAYQRIEVEGYHQSDAFYEARGSYSLFYTCNTWVNQGLKQINQKAALWTLHDQGILRHYK
- a CDS encoding GNAT family N-acetyltransferase; translation: MLLETLQIKEIHTPPYPMHLLLLADETVEAIEQYLYESRVYSVWHHEDELAVFCLYPQDTTCLEIKNIAVSTTYQNQHIGSFLIEKIKEIARQQQYQTLVVGTSDTGEAQVRFYERNGFVQYDKRKNFFIDHYPEPIFENGKQMIDMVLLQLHL